One Stigmatopora argus isolate UIUO_Sarg chromosome 12, RoL_Sarg_1.0, whole genome shotgun sequence genomic window carries:
- the fzr1b gene encoding fizzy-related protein homolog: MDRDYERRLLRQINFQNLPADARLTRSGSGTCSPISVKSGDRFIPTRAGSNWSINFHCTNENCHSSGQNRKAKDASSDSGKDTVAYAALLRNELLGAGIASGSDLHSDERRHAVCSHGLFRFTVHTKSVPFDSDNEVSPYSLSPLTNKSHKLLRSPRKPARKISKIPFKVLDAPELQDDFYLNLVDWSAGNLLSVGLGACVYLWSACTSQVTRLCDLSVDGDSVTSVCWNERGSLVAVGTHKGYVQIWDAAGGRKLTTLEGHSARVGALAWNSEQLSSGSRDRVILQRDIRTPPSGEKRLQGHRQEVCGLKWSPDHQHLASGGNDNKLLVWNSSSLIPVQQYGDHVAAVKAIAWSPHQHGLLASGGGTADRCLRFWNTLTGQALQSTDTGSQVCNLAWSKHANELVSTHGYSQNQILVWKYPSLTQVAKLTGHSYRVLYLAVSPDGEAIVTGAGDETLRFWNIFSKTRCTKESKSVLNLFTRIR; this comes from the exons ATGGACCGAGACTATGAGAGGCGTCTTCTGAGGCAAATCAACTTCCAGAACTTGCCCGCTGATGCCCGGTTGACTCGG AGTGGAAGCGGTACCTGCAGCCCCATCAGCGTGAAGTCAGGGGACCGCTTCATCCCTACCCGCGCTGGAAGCAACTGGAGCATCAATTTCCACTGCACTAAC GAGAACTGTCACTCTTCCGGCCAGAACCGTAAAGCAAAAGATGCCAGTTCGGATTCGGGCAAAG ATACCGTGGCGTACGCCGCCTTACTAAGGAATGAGTTGTTGGGCGCGGGAATCGCGTCCGGGTCGGACCTTCACTCAGACGAGAGACGTCATGCCGTCTGCTCTCACGGTCTATTTCGG TTCACCGTCCACACTAAGAGCGTGCCTTTCGATAGCGATAATGAAGTTTCGCCCTACTCTCTTTCTCCGCTTACGAACAAGAG TCACAAGCTGCTTCGCTCTCCTCGTAAACCGGCGCGCAAGATCTCCAAGATCCCGTTCAAGGTGCTGGACGCCCCCGAACTGCAGGACGACTTCTACCTCAACCTGGTCGACTGGTCGGCGGGAAACTTGCTCAGCGTTGGCCTAGGAGCCTGCGTCTACCTGTGGAGTGCCTGCACCAGCCAG GTGACACGGTTGTGCGACCTGTCGGTGGATGGCGATTCCGTGACTTCAGTTTGCTGGAATGAGAGG GGGAGTCTGGTTGCTGTTGGTACCCATAAAGGTTACGTTCAAATTTGGGACGCGGCTGGTGGGCGAAAGCTGACCACTTTAGAGGGTCACTCGGCTCGTGTGG GTGCCCTGGCGTGGAACAGCGAGCAGCTGTCGTCTGGAAGTCGAGACAGAGTCATTCTGCAACGAGACATCAGAACGCCCCCGTCTGGTGAGAAGAGGTTGCAGGGGCACCGGCAGGAAGTGTGCGGTCTCAAGTGGTCCCCTGACCATCAACACCTAGCGTCCGGTGGCAACGACAACAAG TTGTTGGTGTGGAACAGCTCTAGCCTGATCCCGGTCCAGCAGTACGGCGATCACGTGGCGGCGGTCAAGGCCATCGCCTGGTCGCCGCACCAGCACGGGCTGTTGGCGTCCGGCGGCGGGACAGCCGACCGCTGTCTGCGCTTCTGGAACACGCTGACAGGTCAGGCTCTACAGAGCACCGACACCGGCTCGCAGGTGTGCAACCTGGCATGGTCCAAGCACGCCAACGAACTG GTGAGCACTCACGGCTACTCTCAGAACCAAATCTTGGTTTGGAAGTACCCGTCTTTAACGCAGGTCGCCAAGTTGACCGGACACTCGTACAGAGTACTCTACCTG GCCGTGTCGCCCGACGGCGAGGCCATCGTCACGGGGGCGGGGGACGAGACACTTCGCTTTTGGAATATCTTCAGCAAAACACGGTGCACTAAG GAATCAAAGTCCGTGCTGAATCTTTTCACACGGATCCGATAG